A single genomic interval of Numida meleagris isolate 19003 breed g44 Domestic line unplaced genomic scaffold, NumMel1.0 unplaced_Scaffold1806, whole genome shotgun sequence harbors:
- the LOC110390681 gene encoding feather keratin Cos1-1/Cos1-3/Cos2-1-like, whose translation MLLLMHPHVLLPPCPLSQVYLQPQDMSCCDQCAPCQPCGPTPLASSCNEPCVRQCQNSTIVIQPSPVVVTLPGPILSSFPQNTAVGSSTSAAVGSILSSEGVPITSGGFDLSCISNRYCGRRCTPC comes from the coding sequence ATGCTGCTCCTCATGCATCCCCATGTTCTgcttcctccctgccctctcTCCCAGGTGTACCTCCAACCCCAAGACATGTCCTGCTGTGACCAGTGTGCGCCATGTCAGCCCTGTGGCCCCACCCCTCtggccagcagctgcaatgAGCCCTGTGTCAGGCAGTGCCAGAACTCCACCATTGTGATCCAGCCCTCTCCTGTGGTGGTGACCCTGCCTGgacccatcctcagctccttcccacagAACACCGCCGTGGGATCCTCCACCTccgctgctgttggcagcatcctcagctctgagGGAGTGCCCATCACTTCGGGGGGCTTTGACCTCTCCTGCATTTCCAACCGCTACTGTGGCAGAAGGTGCACTCCCTGCTAA